The Haemophilus parainfluenzae genome window below encodes:
- the recC gene encoding exodeoxyribonuclease V subunit gamma translates to MFVTYYSNQPEIQKDILVSLLENLPQHDPFQSDIVLVQSPGMAQWLQMEIAKKRGVAANFQFPMPSSFIWKLYADNLPNVSTQNPFEKDSTLWRLMRLIPTFLQQKEFEPLKKYLASSPASEQQKLYQLSLKVADLFDQYLVYRPEWIAAWEENNDEKILAQINQQKQGGAALNPTFLSQIKGNIHWQGILWRALVNDVQRDFGGKAKHRAALNQQFLALCRDPNATLNLPERIFIFGIPALPTVYLNIFQGISAKTDVHLFFNNPCQEYWGDLRDLSKSYLLERQRFVQESDDVKPLISAEQVSWEPADLDYTNQQEELFSGNPLLASWGKMGRDFLYQLVRDEENIQAISRDYYAELPEKTLLGQIQNQILTLSHGALNVEKNDRSLVVKSCHSAMREVEVLHDYLLDLFNQNQHKPKEEQITPKDVVVMVADVNQYTPYIQAVFGTNSADAPTIPFSISDSKLSESDVIVSSYLSLLNLRESQFGAEEVLALLDIPAIRERFNIALVDLEQIREWVKESGIRFGLEKLQNTLNFNAWQAGLERMTLGYAMREEQGVWQDSLGLDSSYGLKGQLVGAVNQFFTALNKWHQDLQKAHNIEKWREKLTALLTDFFVQNEETADTLFYIQDCINAFADDLQTVNFEETLQADVIAEVMSARLEETPNSLRFLAGKVNFCTLLPMRSIPFKVVCLLGMNEADYPRSHTPNSFDLMQYHHQKGDRVRRDDDRYLFLEALLAARSHFYVSYVGCSIIDNQPKEPSVLVSQLIDYINHYSENGLRIEQHPMTAFSPSNFQNKGKINRSFAKKWLPIAQFQERKCHEFVVPMGENQEPITEIELDRFVSFVENPVKFFFEKQLGVYFRDEGDRIEESENFTLNGLDRYRINNELLHLEEAQFNDYFAKQRVKGIMPRGEFAEVCAQSIRADVLAFKEKIKDYSSPHSESVDFVVETAQGNIRLFGYMEPLFGDENQIIEWRFAKYKDRYRIRPWLYYLIQLATKENALPPRIIAKDKDLTLKTIEKSTALEKLKMYIEAYLQSQQQIQLIPKENIAKFIEKDESAVNFDNVLANIESLAKDDPYGYGKADPYWARVLGQTEQFKSQDGLLQLVKQTTSWFGEMLS, encoded by the coding sequence TTGTTCGTTACTTATTATTCAAACCAACCAGAAATTCAAAAGGATATTTTAGTTTCGCTGTTGGAAAATTTACCGCAACATGATCCGTTTCAATCTGACATTGTGTTAGTGCAAAGTCCAGGTATGGCACAATGGTTGCAAATGGAAATTGCTAAAAAACGCGGTGTTGCAGCGAATTTCCAATTCCCCATGCCTTCCAGTTTTATTTGGAAACTTTACGCTGATAATTTGCCGAATGTTTCCACGCAAAACCCTTTTGAAAAAGATTCAACGTTATGGCGATTAATGCGATTAATCCCTACTTTTTTACAGCAAAAAGAATTTGAACCATTAAAAAAATATTTAGCGTCTTCACCTGCATCAGAACAGCAAAAACTTTATCAATTAAGCCTAAAAGTTGCCGATTTATTTGACCAATATCTCGTCTATCGTCCCGAATGGATTGCCGCATGGGAAGAAAATAACGATGAAAAGATCTTGGCTCAAATTAATCAGCAAAAGCAGGGGGGGGCGGCGTTAAATCCTACCTTTCTTTCTCAAATTAAAGGCAATATTCACTGGCAGGGAATTTTATGGCGAGCCTTGGTGAATGATGTCCAACGTGATTTCGGTGGAAAAGCAAAACATCGTGCTGCACTTAATCAACAATTTTTAGCATTATGTCGTGATCCCAATGCGACGCTCAACTTACCAGAACGTATTTTTATTTTTGGTATTCCAGCATTGCCAACGGTTTATCTCAATATTTTCCAAGGTATTTCAGCTAAAACAGACGTACATTTATTCTTCAATAATCCATGTCAAGAATACTGGGGCGACCTGCGAGATCTGAGTAAATCCTATTTATTAGAAAGACAGCGTTTCGTGCAAGAAAGTGATGATGTGAAGCCTTTAATTTCAGCCGAGCAAGTGTCATGGGAACCTGCTGACCTTGATTACACCAATCAACAAGAAGAATTGTTCAGCGGAAATCCGCTTTTAGCCTCTTGGGGAAAAATGGGACGGGATTTTCTCTATCAATTAGTGCGTGATGAAGAAAATATTCAAGCCATTTCCCGTGATTACTATGCGGAACTTCCTGAAAAAACGTTACTAGGACAGATCCAAAATCAAATTTTGACGTTGAGTCATGGTGCATTAAATGTAGAGAAAAATGACCGCTCTTTGGTCGTGAAATCTTGCCATAGCGCGATGCGAGAAGTTGAAGTGCTGCATGATTATTTGTTGGATTTATTCAATCAAAATCAGCATAAGCCAAAAGAAGAGCAGATTACACCAAAAGATGTGGTGGTCATGGTTGCTGATGTTAACCAATATACGCCTTATATTCAGGCTGTCTTTGGTACGAATAGTGCGGATGCACCTACTATTCCATTCTCGATTTCTGACAGTAAATTGTCTGAAAGTGATGTGATCGTGTCGAGCTATCTTTCCCTGCTAAATTTAAGAGAAAGTCAGTTTGGCGCGGAAGAAGTACTGGCTTTATTGGATATTCCCGCTATCCGTGAGCGTTTTAATATTGCCCTTGTAGATCTCGAACAAATCCGTGAATGGGTGAAAGAGTCGGGTATTCGCTTTGGTTTAGAAAAACTGCAGAATACACTGAATTTTAACGCATGGCAGGCGGGACTTGAACGTATGACTTTAGGTTATGCGATGCGTGAAGAGCAAGGCGTTTGGCAGGACAGTCTTGGACTTGATAGTAGCTATGGATTGAAAGGGCAGTTAGTCGGTGCGGTGAATCAATTTTTTACAGCCCTAAATAAATGGCATCAAGATTTGCAAAAGGCACACAATATTGAAAAATGGCGTGAAAAATTAACCGCACTTTTGACGGATTTCTTTGTGCAAAATGAAGAAACTGCGGATACCTTATTTTATATTCAGGATTGTATCAATGCCTTTGCCGATGATTTGCAGACCGTCAATTTTGAAGAAACTTTGCAAGCGGATGTGATTGCGGAAGTGATGTCTGCACGTTTAGAAGAAACACCAAATAGCCTTCGCTTCTTAGCAGGGAAAGTGAATTTCTGCACGCTTTTACCAATGCGATCTATTCCTTTCAAAGTGGTATGTTTGCTTGGGATGAATGAGGCTGATTACCCACGCAGTCATACACCAAATAGTTTTGACTTAATGCAATATCATCATCAAAAAGGCGATCGTGTTCGTCGAGACGATGATCGTTACTTATTCCTTGAAGCCTTACTGGCTGCAAGATCTCATTTTTATGTGAGTTATGTGGGCTGTTCGATTATTGATAATCAACCCAAAGAGCCTTCAGTGTTAGTGAGCCAGTTAATTGATTATATTAATCATTATTCAGAAAATGGCTTGAGAATTGAACAACATCCAATGACGGCGTTTAGTCCAAGTAATTTCCAAAATAAAGGGAAAATTAACCGCTCTTTTGCAAAAAAATGGCTGCCGATTGCGCAATTCCAAGAAAGAAAATGTCATGAATTTGTTGTGCCTATGGGCGAAAATCAAGAGCCAATAACGGAAATTGAACTCGATCGTTTTGTGAGTTTTGTTGAAAATCCAGTGAAATTCTTTTTTGAAAAGCAGCTTGGCGTGTATTTCCGAGATGAAGGTGATCGCATTGAAGAAAGTGAAAACTTCACGTTAAATGGTTTGGATCGTTATCGCATTAATAATGAGTTATTGCATTTAGAGGAAGCGCAATTTAACGATTATTTCGCCAAACAGCGAGTAAAAGGCATCATGCCACGCGGCGAGTTTGCGGAAGTTTGTGCGCAATCCATTCGTGCTGATGTATTGGCTTTTAAAGAGAAAATTAAGGATTATTCTTCACCCCACAGTGAGAGTGTTGATTTTGTGGTGGAAACGGCACAAGGCAATATTCGCTTGTTTGGCTATATGGAGCCATTATTTGGTGATGAAAATCAGATAATCGAATGGCGATTTGCAAAATATAAAGATCGTTATCGTATTCGTCCATGGCTTTATTATCTCATTCAACTGGCGACAAAAGAGAACGCACTGCCACCACGTATTATCGCTAAAGATAAGGATTTAACATTAAAAACAATAGAAAAATCAACCGCACTTGAGAAACTGAAAATGTATATCGAGGCTTATTTACAAAGCCAGCAACAAATTCAGCTCATTCCAAAGGAAAATATAGCGAAGTTTATTGAAAAAGATGAAAGTGCGGTCAATTTTGACAATGTTTTAGCGAATATCGAATCCCTTGCGAAAGATGATCCTTATGGTTACGGTAAAGCTGATCCTTATTGGGCGAGGGTGTTGGGGCAAACAGAACAATTTAAATCGCAGGATGGTCTCTTGCAGTTGGTGAAACAAACCACATCCTGGTTTGGAGAAATGTTGTCTTAA
- the nrdR gene encoding transcriptional regulator NrdR translates to MRCPFCSTEETKVIDSRLVSDGYQVRRRRECGNCHERFTTFETAELVVPKIIKNDGSREPFNEDKLRSGIQHALEKRPVSSDDVEKAISHIIIQLRATGEREVPSHLVGKLAMNELKELDKVAYIRFASVYLSFDNINEFTKEIESLKD, encoded by the coding sequence ATGCGTTGTCCGTTTTGTTCAACTGAAGAAACTAAGGTGATTGACAGCCGTTTGGTTTCTGATGGGTATCAAGTGCGTCGTCGTCGGGAATGCGGGAATTGTCATGAGCGCTTTACCACCTTTGAAACGGCCGAATTAGTGGTGCCAAAAATTATTAAAAATGATGGGTCACGCGAGCCGTTTAACGAAGATAAATTGCGTAGCGGTATTCAACATGCGTTAGAAAAACGCCCTGTCAGTTCGGATGATGTGGAAAAAGCCATCAGCCATATTATTATCCAATTACGTGCGACGGGTGAACGCGAAGTACCAAGTCATCTCGTAGGTAAATTAGCCATGAATGAGCTGAAAGAATTAGATAAAGTGGCGTATATCCGTTTTGCGTCCGTTTATTTGAGCTTTGATAATATCAATGAATTCACCAAAGAAATTGAAAGCTTAAAGGATTAA
- the degS gene encoding outer membrane-stress sensor serine endopeptidase DegS, which yields MFKKLFHSALWGLAAAGVILFAVPKLNNSSLFSADDIVSFNSAVRIASPAVVNVYNRSFSSANINDSDQLQVNNLGSGVIMTKDGYILTNKHVIQNADQIVVALQNGNIYEANLIGSDNLTDLAVLKIKATNLSTIPQNKERQVRVGDIALAIGNPYNLGQSVSQGIISAVGRSAVGDSLGRQNFIQTDASINRGNSGGALINSAGELVGISTLSIGKTANEIAEGLNFAIPISIANDVLDKIIRDGRVIRGYFGVQSEITANSNSGIVITGVTANSPAAKAGIQVGDVILRLNKQDNLSIREMMQIISDTKPNTEVIVTISRLGKMIDLPVIIEELPSN from the coding sequence ATGTTTAAAAAACTTTTCCACTCCGCCCTTTGGGGGCTTGCTGCGGCAGGTGTTATTTTATTTGCCGTTCCTAAGCTCAATAACAGCAGCCTTTTCTCTGCTGATGATATCGTTTCGTTCAATAGTGCCGTGAGAATTGCTTCGCCTGCGGTGGTGAACGTGTACAACCGATCTTTTTCTTCTGCCAACATTAATGATAGCGATCAATTACAGGTAAATAACTTAGGTTCTGGCGTGATTATGACCAAAGACGGTTATATTCTTACCAATAAACACGTTATCCAAAATGCTGATCAAATTGTGGTGGCACTGCAAAACGGCAATATTTATGAAGCGAATTTAATTGGTTCGGATAATTTGACGGATCTTGCGGTATTAAAAATCAAAGCAACCAATCTTTCTACTATTCCACAAAATAAAGAACGCCAAGTTCGAGTTGGTGATATTGCTCTTGCTATTGGTAACCCGTATAACCTCGGTCAAAGTGTTTCCCAAGGGATTATCAGTGCGGTAGGGCGTAGTGCCGTAGGGGATTCTTTAGGTCGTCAAAACTTTATTCAAACAGATGCATCAATTAACCGTGGTAACTCTGGTGGCGCGTTGATTAACTCTGCGGGCGAATTAGTGGGGATTAGCACGTTAAGTATTGGTAAAACAGCTAATGAAATTGCAGAAGGGTTAAATTTTGCGATTCCAATTAGTATTGCAAATGATGTGTTAGATAAAATTATTCGCGATGGACGCGTGATTCGTGGTTATTTTGGGGTACAAAGTGAAATCACCGCTAACTCAAATAGTGGTATTGTAATTACAGGTGTGACCGCCAATAGCCCTGCAGCGAAAGCGGGTATCCAAGTGGGTGATGTAATTTTGCGTTTAAATAAACAAGATAATCTGTCTATTCGTGAAATGATGCAAATTATCAGTGATACTAAACCGAATACAGAAGTCATCGTCACAATTTCTCGTTTAGGTAAAATGATTGATCTTCCCGTGATTATTGAAGAGTTACCGTCTAATTAA